The candidate division KSB1 bacterium DNA segment CGGTGGTTCCCTTCCCGGGCACAAACCCGATTGTCTGCCATTCCGATGCCATTTCACTTTTCCGCTCGATAAAAAAGCCGAAGTTATGGCGTTCCGAAGCCGTTGTCCAGATGAGATGGACATCCCGATCCACTATCGTGGCAGAAAAAGAACTCAATTCGACTGGAACAACACCGAATACACGCACCATTCCATCGCGCATTTCTGCCAAGTAATACCCTGAATTAAATGACATTTGACTAAGATCCACTAGGGTTGTGGAACTATCTGCTCCAATGACATTAAAATTGAGCCATAGCAATACTCCCTCGCGATCAATAGGTTGCGTACCAACAGCACTGAAATTTAAAACGCCAGAGGAATAATTCGTTGTCGGCATCTCCCAACCAAAAGCAACGGTCGCAGTCGTATCCACCCCTTGATATTCTAAAACATTTGGATCAAATCTCACTTCTCCAGCGTAGTCGCGCAATTGGTATCCCCCGATCTTTGCAATATAAATTGGCAGGATCAATTGGCTGAGGGAAGGGGCGGTAGTATCAGGAATGGACACTTGAACCTCGATGGATTGAGGGCTGATAACCAGCAATTTGCCATTTGTCGTCTTCGATTTTGGTACACCTTGATTGAAAACCACACTGATAAAAGTCAGATTGGTGGACTGATTGGCTTGACCAATAATCTGAAATTTGATCCAGAGCAGGCGACCGCTCCCGCTTAAGGGCAAGCCGCTCATTTTTATCCTTAATGCTCCACCAACATCGACAAAGTTGGTAATGCTCCATCCTGCTGCAATCGTTCGATCTGTCACCCCTTCGATAGCTTTGAGGATATTTTTATTATACTGCAGCTCCATTGAGCAACTGGTAATGGCTAAGTCAGTGACATCACTGATGTAAATTGGGATCAAAATCTGGCTATTGACCAAACCAGTGGTATCTGGCAGGCTGACCGAAACTTCTGGAATTGGGAGCACCCGAAGCGAACCATGATCTGCCAAAGCAATGGGATTCCATTGATTGAATCGGGCGCGAATCCATTGCAGCGGTGATTGCTGGCCCTCCGAGCCGATCACATTGAAATTCAAATAAACAAGTACGCCGCTATCCTGGAGAGCTTGTGTCCCCTGCAGTGTTACAAAGAGGGTATCATTCGCAATTTTTACAGCAGAAGAATCCCAGCCCTGGGTCAGCGTATTAAGCTGACTGATCCCTTTGGCCTGCAAAATTTGGGGATCGAAACGAACAACCAGTTGTGTGGATAGGATATTTAAACCGTTCGTATTTCCAATCGTAATCGGAATAGCTATCGGATACTGGCTGGCTCCAGTCGTATCGGGAAGTGAGACAGCGATTTGTGCTGGAGCGATATAATTATGCAAGAAAACATCTTTTGTTAGGGGATTCTTTGCTTGATTTGCCAGAATAGGGCCCAGAGTTGAGTCCTGCAAGCCAGGCAGAAAATAATTGAGATACGGCAGGCTGATGCTACCTTTTAATTTCTCCCCCTTGAACAAAATGCCCACATCTCCATAGGAAACTTTATCACCAGTATCATTTGTCCCATCTGCCGTACTGCCAGTGAGGCTCTCATGATAATATAATTCGTAACTGGCGTTACTTGGCGGCGTAAATTCGTTGAGCACCACAACCGACCCCATGTTTCCTCGATACATGTACCAATTCATAACCGGGCTCGGAGCAATCGTTTTATTTGGTGGAGAAGGCTCAGCAATTCCGTCAATCACCAAATTTTGGTTGTAAGGATTATTGAACAACATGCCCCGCGCATTCGCGCTCAAATCA contains these protein-coding regions:
- a CDS encoding cohesin domain-containing protein, with protein sequence MKKRSCLLIVLLIGWLSQKVFGGDWSESRKHEVMLFTGNSIPRFIPAPISHIFVFSYHELDNSWRELTVQIDELDGNAGYFGTNYNALVDTVDEFLFLAGEAGDRAPATSWIDDEDSRQYIRYEFEINNPDDPATKKYVYVYRSSTLAHDPNLPIYYIKYIAPTTGVADTIKAKAYLEGHNSLGIPDVWRIADSTGAYGPDILDRQKARVNGKYLSFLSYNMTEENLTVTQLNYKRGPIRILRDISYKSSFAGLDINVGTFQYRYYPYYIVALGADKKLDSDYGVKLIRQSFDLSANARGMLFNNPYNQNLVIDGIAEPSPPNKTIAPSPVMNWYMYRGNMGSVVVLNEFTPPSNASYELYYHESLTGSTADGTNDTGDKVSYGDVGILFKGEKLKGSISLPYLNYFLPGLQDSTLGPILANQAKNPLTKDVFLHNYIAPAQIAVSLPDTTGASQYPIAIPITIGNTNGLNILSTQLVVRFDPQILQAKGISQLNTLTQGWDSSAVKIANDTLFVTLQGTQALQDSGVLVYLNFNVIGSEGQQSPLQWIRARFNQWNPIALADHGSLRVLPIPEVSVSLPDTTGLVNSQILIPIYISDVTDLAITSCSMELQYNKNILKAIEGVTDRTIAAGWSITNFVDVGGALRIKMSGLPLSGSGRLLWIKFQIIGQANQSTNLTFISVVFNQGVPKSKTTNGKLLVISPQSIEVQVSIPDTTAPSLSQLILPIYIAKIGGYQLRDYAGEVRFDPNVLEYQGVDTTATVAFGWEMPTTNYSSGVLNFSAVGTQPIDREGVLLWLNFNVIGADSSTTLVDLSQMSFNSGYYLAEMRDGMVRVFGVVPVELSSFSATIVDRDVHLIWTTASERHNFGFFIERKSEMASEWQTIGFVPGKGTTAKPQQYVFIDRHPGSQNWCYRLRQQDLDGSITFSQIIMINLLPKQVALAQNYPNPFNSTTQIRYELPAGQHQVRLVIYDLTGKTIRKLVDEANQTGGAYHIIWDGRDEMGNAVASGIYFYQLLSDGKIFKKKMILVE